The following are encoded in a window of Gramella sp. MT6 genomic DNA:
- a CDS encoding DNA mismatch repair protein MutS yields MIKISSRSLDDLEFPVVCAQVSELCITGQGKEKALKIQPYPNYNKTVFGLNQTNEYFNSKTQDQPIPNHGFDSIQSEIKLLGIDGSVIEIGGFRKISAITETVNTHLKYFKKYREAYPALSETVAHIEFDHSLTDKIDAVIDRFGEMKDNASPLLQDLRRSINSVRGKINTSFNSALSTYQSYGYLDEIKESVVENVRVLAVKAMYRRKVKGGIMGNSKTGSIVYIQPETTFRYTRELNNLEYEEKEEVKRILKELTEFARPYREILIEYQELLSDIDVISAKSKYAEKINGILPKVTKDRELHLKEAYHPLLYLNNKKKGEKTFPQSIELMPDNRIMVISGPNAGGKSITLKTVGLLQVMLQSGLLIPVHEYSRMCLFKKILTDIGDNQSIENHLSTYSYRLKNMNYFLRKCDDKTLFLIDEFGTGSDPELGGALAETFLEVFYEKGSYGILTTHYANLKKLANELPEMSNANMMFDNKTLEPVYKLQVGEAGSSFTFEVAQKNGIPYSLINRSKKKVEKGKIRFDRSIANLQKERSVLRKTTDSLKEKEEKAAAQKEKLEEINTRIQQKLENYQELYDSNQRLIYLGQKVNDLSEKYFSNKKKKELIGEFLKMVEIENSKRKKEDIKKQKAKKAKERQLKQEVQKKIKPIREKKKEEKKKEEQIKKQEANKPKAKLKVGDRVRLEDGKAVGSIDTIEKGKAIVNYGMFTTSVGLEQLELVQSAKK; encoded by the coding sequence ATGATTAAAATTAGTTCCAGGAGTCTTGATGATCTTGAGTTTCCGGTGGTATGCGCGCAGGTAAGTGAATTATGCATCACCGGACAGGGAAAAGAAAAGGCCCTTAAAATTCAACCTTATCCAAATTATAATAAAACGGTTTTTGGTCTGAACCAAACCAATGAATATTTCAATTCTAAAACCCAGGATCAACCAATCCCAAATCATGGGTTCGATTCAATACAATCTGAAATCAAATTACTGGGCATCGATGGCTCTGTAATTGAGATTGGTGGGTTCAGAAAGATATCTGCGATCACAGAAACTGTGAACACACATCTTAAATACTTTAAAAAATACCGGGAGGCATACCCGGCCCTTTCCGAAACTGTGGCTCACATAGAATTTGATCATAGCTTAACAGATAAGATCGATGCAGTGATAGACAGATTTGGGGAAATGAAAGATAACGCTTCTCCCCTTTTGCAGGATCTTCGACGCTCCATAAATTCGGTTAGAGGAAAGATCAATACCAGCTTTAATTCTGCACTTAGCACCTACCAATCTTACGGTTATCTTGATGAGATCAAGGAAAGTGTTGTGGAGAATGTGCGCGTTCTTGCCGTAAAAGCCATGTATCGCCGGAAAGTAAAGGGTGGTATCATGGGGAATTCAAAAACGGGAAGTATCGTTTATATTCAGCCGGAAACTACTTTCAGATACACCAGGGAATTGAATAATCTAGAGTATGAAGAAAAAGAAGAAGTAAAGAGAATTCTAAAGGAGCTTACAGAATTTGCTCGCCCATATCGGGAAATTTTGATAGAATACCAGGAACTTCTTAGCGATATCGATGTTATTTCTGCCAAATCCAAATATGCTGAAAAGATCAATGGCATACTCCCGAAAGTTACCAAAGACAGGGAGCTGCATTTAAAAGAGGCTTATCACCCCCTGCTTTACCTGAATAATAAAAAGAAGGGCGAAAAGACCTTTCCGCAGAGTATAGAGTTAATGCCAGATAATCGCATTATGGTTATTTCTGGACCAAATGCAGGTGGAAAAAGTATTACTCTTAAAACTGTAGGATTGCTGCAGGTTATGCTGCAAAGTGGATTGCTCATCCCTGTTCATGAATATAGCCGAATGTGTCTTTTCAAAAAGATACTTACTGATATTGGCGATAATCAGTCTATTGAAAATCACCTGAGTACCTACAGTTACAGGTTGAAAAACATGAATTATTTCCTTCGGAAATGTGATGATAAGACCCTCTTCCTTATAGATGAATTTGGTACCGGTAGTGACCCGGAACTAGGTGGAGCTTTAGCTGAAACTTTCCTAGAAGTTTTCTATGAGAAAGGTTCCTATGGTATCTTGACCACGCATTATGCGAACCTGAAAAAACTGGCCAATGAATTGCCTGAAATGAGCAACGCAAACATGATGTTCGATAATAAGACATTAGAGCCGGTTTATAAACTTCAGGTTGGTGAAGCAGGAAGTTCGTTCACCTTTGAGGTAGCCCAGAAAAATGGAATACCATACAGTCTTATAAATCGGTCGAAGAAAAAGGTGGAAAAAGGTAAGATCCGTTTTGACAGGAGTATCGCAAATCTTCAAAAAGAGCGTTCTGTTCTTAGAAAAACCACCGATTCACTAAAAGAAAAGGAAGAAAAGGCCGCCGCGCAAAAGGAAAAACTGGAGGAAATAAACACCAGGATCCAGCAGAAACTGGAGAATTACCAGGAACTTTATGATTCAAATCAAAGGCTTATTTACCTGGGGCAAAAAGTGAATGATCTCAGCGAAAAATACTTCAGCAATAAAAAGAAGAAAGAGCTGATAGGTGAATTCCTGAAAATGGTCGAAATTGAGAACTCCAAAAGGAAGAAAGAGGATATAAAAAAGCAGAAAGCCAAAAAGGCCAAAGAAAGGCAACTAAAGCAGGAGGTTCAGAAAAAGATCAAACCTATCCGCGAAAAGAAAAAAGAAGAGAAAAAGAAGGAAGAACAGATCAAAAAGCAGGAGGCCAACAAGCCAAAGGCAAAACTAAAAGTTGGTGATCGCGTTCGCCTGGAAGACGGGAAAGCTGTAGGTTCTATTGATACTATAGAAAAAGGAAAAGCTATTGTAAATTATGGTATGTTTACCACTTCAGTAGGATTGGAACAACTGGAACTGGTCCAGTCTGCTAAAAAATAG
- a CDS encoding uracil-DNA glycosylase, with protein sequence MNVRIHQSWKKELDQEFEKEYFKNLINFVKEEYSENKCFPPGPEIFAAFDHSKFEDTKVVILGQDPYHGPGQANGLCFSVKDGITHPPSLINIFKEIETDLDKPIPNTGNLERWADQGVLLLNATLTVRAHQAGSHQKKGWEKFTDKVIKTISEEKENVVFLLWGGYAKKKAILIDDSKHLILTSGHPSPLSANRGYWFGNKHFSKANVYLRQHGKKEITW encoded by the coding sequence ATGAACGTAAGAATACATCAAAGCTGGAAAAAAGAGCTTGATCAAGAATTTGAAAAAGAATATTTTAAAAACCTGATTAACTTTGTCAAGGAGGAATATTCAGAAAATAAATGTTTTCCTCCCGGCCCTGAAATTTTCGCTGCTTTCGATCACTCAAAATTTGAAGATACAAAAGTAGTCATCCTTGGGCAGGATCCTTATCACGGTCCCGGGCAGGCGAACGGACTCTGTTTTTCTGTGAAGGATGGAATTACACATCCTCCTTCGTTGATCAATATTTTCAAAGAGATAGAAACAGATCTTGATAAACCTATCCCGAACACCGGAAACCTGGAACGATGGGCAGACCAGGGAGTTTTATTGCTGAATGCTACTTTAACGGTTAGGGCACACCAGGCTGGGTCACATCAGAAAAAGGGTTGGGAAAAATTTACTGATAAGGTGATAAAAACCATTTCAGAAGAAAAAGAAAATGTCGTATTCCTTTTATGGGGAGGCTATGCAAAGAAAAAAGCAATATTAATAGATGATTCAAAACATCTTATTTTAACCAGTGGTCATCCTTCTCCTTTAAGCGCAAATCGCGGATATTGGTTTGGTAATAAACATTTTAGTAAGGCAAATGTTTACTTAAGGCAGCACGGAAAAAAAGAAATTACTTGGTAA
- a CDS encoding ScyD/ScyE family protein — protein MKILKSKRHKLRWLTLLFLSIAIILGCEKESESLIQESSDLSAKKMESTGPYEFPGSIVFDISTTPDGSIMVGVNEFSGNRSIKLIKNGEISTMIGLDTETDIQGVESIGAGNAFFTTAGTDLAQNGELYRASKGKVRMVADLAKFERENDPDAFEGPKWKNQDCENYGGFSAGPQNNPYKLSAFDGETVLVADAAGNTVLQATTEGEIDWKAILTPPVENGEYMVLFNQDGLDCYVQPVPTSVAISEDGYVYVGELTGEIDGGLPIGLSRVWKFPADANNLVCSEIEGSNECNVLIEGLTSVIDVEIGPDGLLYVVEFDSNSWISSVAETVPAGGGSISAYDPDTGEMVMEIASDLVYPSAITFDKKGNLWVLENKLFVGGIAEVRMLEM, from the coding sequence ATGAAGATTTTAAAATCTAAACGACACAAATTAAGATGGCTTACTTTACTATTCCTTTCCATTGCAATTATCCTTGGTTGTGAAAAAGAATCTGAAAGTCTGATACAGGAATCCAGTGATCTGTCAGCTAAAAAAATGGAATCAACAGGTCCTTATGAATTTCCCGGAAGTATCGTTTTTGATATTTCTACTACTCCTGACGGAAGTATTATGGTGGGAGTGAATGAGTTTTCGGGAAACAGAAGTATTAAACTTATCAAGAATGGAGAAATTTCCACTATGATTGGCCTTGATACTGAAACCGATATCCAGGGAGTTGAGTCCATAGGTGCGGGAAATGCTTTCTTCACCACCGCAGGAACCGATTTGGCTCAGAATGGTGAATTGTATCGTGCTTCCAAAGGAAAAGTCCGCATGGTGGCAGACCTTGCGAAATTTGAACGTGAAAATGATCCCGATGCCTTTGAAGGCCCTAAATGGAAAAATCAGGATTGTGAAAATTACGGTGGGTTCAGTGCCGGCCCACAGAATAATCCATACAAACTTAGTGCATTTGATGGTGAAACTGTACTGGTAGCAGATGCCGCCGGAAATACTGTTTTACAGGCGACCACGGAAGGCGAAATTGACTGGAAAGCAATTCTTACTCCTCCGGTAGAAAACGGTGAATATATGGTTTTATTTAATCAGGATGGTTTAGACTGCTATGTGCAACCCGTACCAACATCAGTCGCCATATCTGAAGACGGCTATGTTTATGTTGGCGAATTAACCGGTGAGATTGACGGTGGTCTTCCTATAGGATTATCCAGAGTTTGGAAATTCCCTGCAGATGCTAATAATCTAGTTTGTTCAGAAATCGAAGGCTCAAATGAATGTAATGTCCTGATAGAAGGATTAACTTCGGTTATCGATGTTGAAATTGGCCCTGACGGACTTCTTTATGTAGTGGAATTTGATTCTAATAGCTGGATTTCTTCAGTCGCAGAAACAGTTCCAGCAGGTGGAGGCTCCATATCGGCTTATGATCCAGACACTGGTGAAATGGTTATGGAAATAGCTTCAGACCTTGTTTATCCTAGCGCAATTACTTTCGATAAAAAAGGTAATCTATGGGTCCTGGAAAATAAACTTTTCGTAGGAGGAATTGCAGAAGTTAGGATGCTTGAAATGTAA
- a CDS encoding substrate-binding domain-containing protein, translated as MKTIKVGGVPEHFNLPWHLCIENNKFESEDLNIVWKDFPEGTGAMCKALRAGEIDVAVILTEGIIRDIINGNPSKIIQTYIASPLIWGIHVDARSPYKNIEDLKGTKAAISREGSGSHLMAYVNAEHKNWDIDKLKFEIINNLEGAVEALKNDKAQYFMWEHFTTKPLVDNKTFRLVADCPTPWPCFVIAATDEIIKKDSVALKKMLRVLNEETKGFKQQKEIDLQLSERYEQKLEDIRKWLDVTRWSQKQISSEDLEKVQKNLLRLNLIDHEVSSEKLTHKL; from the coding sequence ATGAAAACGATCAAAGTAGGTGGAGTGCCAGAACATTTCAATTTACCATGGCACCTTTGTATTGAAAACAATAAGTTTGAATCTGAAGACCTGAATATTGTCTGGAAGGATTTTCCAGAAGGTACAGGAGCTATGTGTAAAGCATTAAGAGCAGGAGAGATCGATGTTGCGGTGATCCTTACTGAAGGAATTATTAGAGATATCATCAACGGTAATCCTAGTAAGATCATTCAAACCTATATTGCCAGCCCACTAATCTGGGGAATTCACGTGGATGCTCGTTCTCCCTATAAAAATATTGAAGATCTTAAGGGTACAAAAGCTGCCATTAGTAGAGAAGGTAGCGGTTCACATTTAATGGCTTATGTAAATGCAGAACATAAGAACTGGGATATTGATAAGCTTAAGTTCGAGATAATCAATAACCTGGAAGGTGCGGTAGAAGCTCTTAAAAATGATAAAGCTCAATATTTTATGTGGGAACATTTTACCACAAAGCCACTAGTGGATAATAAAACATTCAGACTTGTCGCAGACTGCCCTACTCCATGGCCTTGCTTTGTTATCGCAGCTACAGATGAAATTATAAAAAAGGATTCTGTGGCATTGAAGAAGATGCTTCGGGTATTAAATGAAGAGACAAAAGGTTTCAAGCAACAAAAGGAGATTGACCTCCAGCTTTCCGAAAGGTACGAGCAAAAACTTGAAGATATTAGAAAATGGCTGGACGTTACCCGATGGAGCCAAAAACAAATAAGTAGCGAGGACCTTGAAAAAGTTCAGAAAAACCTATTGAGGCTGAATTTAATAGATCATGAAGTAAGTTCCGAAAAACTAACGCATAAGCTTTAA
- the ppk1 gene encoding polyphosphate kinase 1, giving the protein MQQPNEDRFRHRDLNWLSFNERVLQEATDKINPLYERIRFLAIFSSNLDEYFRVRVSQLRQMKRVKKSIRKKLALRPSKITKQIIEEVKEQQDRFGDIYHNEIIPELAANSIHILDADHFNSEHNDFISSFFQDKVEKHLKPIRLDLKKENELFLENSVLYFLVTFKNEDNLAVVNIPVEECGRFVSLKDEKDRHEITYLDEIIRYEANKIFPEDDITGIYEIKLSRDAELYIDDIYEGVLAEKIYTSLKQRTDGQPTRLLYDAGMPKEVQKKIRKLLKLGKIDMMPGGQYHNFKDFFSFPDPTNNKDLHYKELPALPHKVLENSENYFEEITKKDQSLHFPYMSFSYVEKFVAMAAEDEKVTDINISLYRVADESDLTNSLMKALENGKRVTVFVEAKARFDEKNNISWGRKFEEKGANVIYSYPKVKVHSKIMLICRQEGDINMRYAYIGTGNFNSETSEIYCDHAIFTADKNITKELSRLFKVLEGELIIPREKSLLISPFSTRQEFIKLIYNEIENAREGKKAKITAKMNSLEDGEMIDLLYKASQAGVEIRMLIRGFTCLIPGIKGLSENIYITSVVDRFLEHGRIYLFENGGDELMFYGSADWMNRNLDRRIEVISPVLDNDVKKEFKDILEIQLNDNVKARIQDAEESNRYVERKKGQKKIRSQYEIYKYLKEKHTS; this is encoded by the coding sequence TATTTCAGGGTACGTGTTTCACAGTTAAGGCAAATGAAACGCGTAAAAAAAAGTATCCGTAAAAAACTGGCTCTAAGGCCTTCAAAGATCACTAAACAGATTATTGAGGAGGTTAAAGAGCAACAGGATAGATTTGGAGATATTTATCACAATGAGATTATTCCAGAACTAGCTGCAAATAGCATTCATATTCTGGATGCAGACCATTTTAATTCGGAACATAACGATTTTATTAGTTCATTCTTCCAGGATAAGGTTGAAAAACATCTTAAACCCATACGCTTAGATCTTAAGAAAGAGAACGAACTATTTTTAGAAAATTCGGTCCTTTATTTTCTGGTTACTTTTAAAAATGAAGATAACCTAGCCGTAGTAAATATTCCTGTAGAGGAATGCGGAAGATTTGTTTCCCTTAAAGATGAAAAAGATAGACATGAGATCACCTATCTTGATGAGATCATTAGATATGAAGCCAATAAGATCTTCCCGGAAGATGATATCACCGGTATCTACGAAATAAAATTATCGCGTGACGCCGAACTTTATATAGATGATATTTATGAAGGGGTCCTTGCAGAAAAGATCTACACGTCTTTAAAACAACGTACAGATGGTCAGCCAACCAGGTTACTATATGATGCTGGTATGCCGAAAGAAGTTCAGAAAAAGATCAGAAAACTTCTGAAATTAGGGAAGATCGATATGATGCCGGGTGGCCAGTATCATAATTTCAAGGATTTCTTTTCTTTTCCAGACCCTACCAACAATAAGGATCTTCATTATAAAGAACTCCCTGCTCTACCTCACAAAGTGCTGGAAAATAGCGAGAATTATTTTGAAGAGATCACGAAGAAAGATCAATCTCTGCATTTCCCATATATGTCCTTTTCCTACGTGGAAAAATTCGTAGCTATGGCCGCAGAAGATGAAAAGGTAACCGATATTAATATCTCCTTATACCGCGTGGCAGATGAGTCTGATCTTACAAACTCTTTAATGAAAGCCCTGGAGAATGGAAAAAGAGTAACTGTTTTTGTGGAAGCAAAAGCCAGATTTGATGAAAAGAACAATATTAGTTGGGGAAGAAAATTTGAAGAAAAAGGAGCGAATGTTATTTACAGCTATCCAAAAGTAAAAGTGCATTCAAAGATCATGTTGATCTGTCGCCAGGAAGGTGATATTAATATGCGCTATGCCTACATTGGAACCGGCAATTTTAACAGCGAAACATCAGAGATCTATTGTGATCATGCAATTTTCACAGCAGATAAGAATATTACCAAGGAACTCAGCAGGCTTTTTAAAGTTCTTGAAGGTGAGCTGATCATTCCGCGCGAAAAAAGCTTATTGATATCTCCTTTCTCTACCAGACAGGAATTCATTAAACTTATATATAACGAAATTGAGAATGCCCGCGAGGGCAAAAAAGCTAAGATCACGGCTAAAATGAATAGTCTGGAAGATGGTGAAATGATTGATCTGCTTTATAAAGCCAGCCAGGCCGGTGTTGAGATCAGAATGCTGATTCGAGGTTTTACCTGCCTAATTCCCGGCATAAAAGGCCTTAGCGAAAATATCTATATTACCAGTGTAGTTGATAGATTCCTGGAACATGGTAGGATCTATCTTTTCGAAAATGGCGGAGATGAATTGATGTTCTACGGCAGCGCTGATTGGATGAATAGGAATCTTGACCGAAGAATAGAGGTTATTTCTCCGGTTTTAGATAATGATGTAAAAAAGGAATTCAAGGATATTCTTGAGATCCAATTGAATGATAACGTAAAAGCTAGAATCCAAGATGCTGAAGAATCCAATCGTTATGTAGAAAGGAAGAAGGGACAAAAGAAGATACGCTCACAATATGAGATCTATAAGTATCTCAAAGAAAAACATACCTCATGA